The Candidatus Gracilibacteria bacterium genome has a window encoding:
- a CDS encoding ribonuclease J — MRNKRFQSNTGASPKEKGAPRSFFDSGKKIQSNIRPGDSFIFEDSYKAKRSYPFLTPVQALKKFLGQHEEKVKPLQKETLRVIPFGGTEQVGLNCMGFEYEDEMIIIDMGLQFPDQYQYGINSSIPDLTYCRGKKVVGACITHGHIDHIGGVYFLMEQLGRSTPLYATAMAYELIKLKQGDMGATLPNLREYVRYQPIQLGKHFQITPFVVDHSIPDSVGLLIETPVGRFVHTGDWKFDRTPLPNRPSTNFEYLETIGNRGVRALFSDSTNAHLLGSSISESEVVHSIEDIFEKAPGRVITATFSSIIDRVMLIISTAEKYNRKVVLLGRSMNNYIDIAIKLGYVRPKPGTIISMEDAAKLPDKDITICCTGAQGERYAALMRIVTGESRDTTLKSDDTIIFSSSVIPGNERAVQGLFDLITQQGPKIHHYKESEVHAGGHAREEDTKKMINLIRPEYYVPIYGFPHMLRGNARNAYELGYAKDKVVILKNGKILEFTKDSIRETDEYASHKLITVDGRMVGYSAEKELHDRFQISSQGVLVIGIVKKNSGFAIKYQTVGLPPVDKVPNLEKSLDTAIKDILKDLSRFKDADSFVSHVERKVCDLCLYEIGKEPKVVVIVQ, encoded by the coding sequence ATGCGAAACAAACGCTTTCAAAGCAATACGGGAGCTTCTCCAAAAGAGAAATGAGCTCCACGAAGCTTTTTCGATTCTGGAAAGAAAATCCAGAGCAATATCCGTCCTGGAGATTCTTTCATCTTCGAGGATTCCTATAAGGCAAAACGCTCTTATCCATTTCTCACTCCGGTTCAAGCACTCAAGAAGTTCCTCGGACAACACGAAGAGAAAGTAAAACCACTTCAGAAAGAAACACTTCGTGTCATACCATTCGGTGGTACGGAACAAGTGGGTCTCAACTGTATGGGATTCGAGTATGAAGATGAGATGATTATCATAGATATGGGACTCCAGTTTCCTGATCAGTATCAATACGGTATAAACTCTTCTATTCCTGATCTCACGTATTGTCGTGGGAAAAAAGTTGTCGGTGCATGTATCACACACGGACATATCGATCATATCGGATGAGTGTACTTTCTCATGGAACAACTCGGCCGTTCAACTCCACTCTACGCGACAGCTATGGCCTACGAGCTTATCAAACTCAAGCAAGGAGATATGGGTGCGACACTTCCGAATCTTCGTGAATATGTTCGCTATCAACCGATTCAGCTCGGGAAACATTTTCAGATCACTCCATTCGTTGTAGATCATTCGATTCCTGATTCTGTTGGGCTTCTCATCGAGACTCCTGTTGGACGATTCGTTCATACAGGGGACTGGAAGTTCGATCGTACACCACTTCCGAATCGCCCATCGACGAACTTCGAATATCTCGAAACGATTGGGAATCGCGGAGTTCGTGCTCTTTTTTCTGATTCGACAAATGCTCATCTTCTCGGTTCTTCTATCTCTGAATCTGAGGTGGTTCATTCTATCGAGGATATTTTCGAGAAAGCGCCAGGTCGTGTCATTACGGCGACATTTTCTTCGATTATCGATCGCGTGATGCTCATCATCTCAACTGCAGAGAAATACAATCGCAAGGTCGTGCTTCTCGGTCGTTCGATGAATAACTATATCGACATCGCCATCAAGCTCGGATACGTGCGACCAAAGCCAGGAACTATCATTTCTATGGAAGATGCGGCGAAACTTCCAGACAAGGATATCACTATCTGTTGTACGGGTGCTCAGGGCGAGCGTTATGCGGCTCTCATGCGCATCGTCACAGGAGAATCTCGTGATACAACACTCAAGTCAGATGATACGATTATCTTCTCTTCTTCAGTCATTCCAGGGAATGAACGTGCGGTACAAGGACTTTTCGATCTTATTACCCAACAAGGTCCGAAGATTCACCACTACAAGGAATCAGAAGTCCATGCTGGTGGACATGCTCGCGAAGAGGATACAAAAAAGATGATCAATCTCATTCGTCCGGAATACTATGTGCCAATCTACGGATTCCCACATATGCTTCGTGGAAATGCTCGCAATGCGTATGAACTCGGATATGCGAAAGATAAAGTCGTCATTCTCAAGAATGGGAAAATCCTCGAATTCACGAAAGATTCCATCCGTGAGACGGATGAATACGCGTCACACAAGCTCATCACGGTCGATGGTCGCATGGTAGGATATAGTGCAGAGAAAGAACTTCATGATCGTTTCCAGATTTCTTCTCAGGGAGTGCTGGTAATCGGTATTGTGAAGAAAAATTCTGGTTTCGCTATCAAGTATCAGACCGTCGGACTTCCTCCTGTCGACAAGGTTCCGAATCTCGAGAAATCCCTCGATACCGCGATCAAGGATATTCTCAAGGATCTCTCTCGATTCAAGGATGCAGATTCATTCGTTTCTCATGTCGAACGCAAGGTCTGTGACCTCTGTCTCTATGAGATAGGGAAAGAGCCGAAGGTGGTGGTGATAGTACAGTAA
- a CDS encoding ABC transporter substrate-binding protein — translation MIVSDHALISFSMTLNYNEIRKKGFLFAPIIGLIFLVHLIGVYVYEGGVSMGVSGGSINIGLVGEAPAIPNPIDYTKNKYHDLILKFLFRSLITYDAKKGEYQGDIGTCDIRDLSKIVCELKKNQYWSDGTPIQVEDVIATYQAFRANADTSKMGVFLKSVSFVSSDSGKITITAKEKNSLILDFLMYPIVRSDMLERIKTGRIGQEGYITSGSYKFSEKKKDTEHGYDRVTIERDEKNGGEGWLDKYHFLFFPDLASLERSTDNLSIIIPPVKSEKILLGPRFDPYVYAMYEYIGLFANTDTLSTEMRRQLYGKIAESFSGKIDSSERPVQNIFSLQTGTTSPIKLEKNLSDVMRALGYTKPDTQIAALNQQTGFLTGASIDYGNTKYFTAPTNKKIYFSEVATGEFLLSGKIPSTTKNVYINNYQLREYSEGSTSFNYRVSLERKNLIEGKNEYILELGDGDGNRTAQDSLTIYFSRDSQVLNSMKEKVDNEYLAVLNSSDKVAARQQAIETERTRLKSLDPRYYYNKKGEPFEVKIAYKDDPLSLQTYAGYVSTALQDLSIKSTLVPLSTKDIQSMLSSGKKDYDFIIIPFEASGRLSRIGQVFLSSEAKNGINFAKIESKTLDSLFAELRVASIREETEKIEQKILDYMQSEGFFLSLSSPLHTLYIDKNLKGVKYIDTFQDISTLHTVLATASIKDTYLIQTEGKSISNFIVWVFHKAFSN, via the coding sequence ATGATAGTTTCGGATCATGCGCTCATTTCTTTTTCTATGACTCTGAACTATAATGAAATCCGCAAAAAAGGATTCCTTTTTGCACCCATCATTGGACTTATTTTTCTAGTACACCTTATTGGAGTGTATGTGTATGAAGGTGGGGTATCTATGTGAGTAAGCGGATGAAGTATCAATATTGGACTAGTTGGGGAAGCTCCAGCAATTCCGAATCCTATCGATTATACGAAAAATAAATACCATGATCTCATACTGAAATTTCTGTTTCGATCACTCATCACCTACGATGCCAAAAAAGGTGAATATCAAGGAGATATTGGAACATGTGACATTCGTGATCTCTCGAAAATTGTCTGCGAACTCAAAAAAAATCAATATTGGTCTGATGGAACGCCCATTCAGGTAGAAGATGTCATTGCCACATATCAGGCGTTTCGAGCCAATGCAGATACGAGCAAGATGTGAGTATTTCTGAAGAGTGTGAGTTTTGTCTCTTCCGATTCAGGAAAAATAACCATCACAGCAAAAGAAAAAAATTCACTTATTCTCGATTTTTTGATGTATCCGATTGTGCGAAGCGATATGCTCGAGCGTATAAAAACAGGCAGAATCGGACAAGAGGGATATATCACTTCTGGTTCTTATAAATTCAGTGAGAAAAAAAAGGATACGGAGCATGGATATGATCGTGTCACTATCGAACGTGATGAGAAAAATGGAGGAGAATGATGGCTTGATAAATACCATTTTCTCTTTTTCCCTGATCTTGCATCTCTCGAACGCAGTACGGATAATCTTAGTATCATCATTCCTCCAGTCAAGAGTGAGAAAATTCTCTTGGGACCGAGGTTTGATCCATATGTGTATGCTATGTATGAATATATCGGACTTTTTGCGAATACTGATACACTCTCGACAGAGATGCGACGACAACTCTATGGTAAAATTGCTGAGAGTTTCTCGGGAAAGATTGATTCCAGTGAGCGCCCTGTGCAAAATATTTTTTCTCTCCAGACAGGCACAACGAGTCCTATAAAGCTCGAGAAAAATCTCAGTGATGTGATGCGAGCACTAGGATACACGAAACCGGATACACAGATAGCAGCACTCAATCAGCAAACAGGATTTCTCACAGGAGCAAGTATCGATTATGGAAATACCAAATATTTCACAGCGCCAACGAATAAAAAAATATATTTTTCTGAAGTTGCGACGGGTGAATTTCTCCTCTCTGGGAAAATACCAAGCACAACCAAAAATGTCTATATTAATAATTATCAACTTCGAGAATATTCAGAAGGAAGTACGAGTTTCAATTATCGGGTGAGTCTCGAGAGAAAAAATCTCATAGAAGGGAAAAATGAGTATATTCTCGAGCTCGGAGATGGAGATGGAAACAGGACAGCACAAGATTCTTTGACGATTTATTTTTCTCGGGATAGTCAGGTTCTCAACTCCATGAAGGAAAAAGTCGATAATGAATATCTCGCGGTACTCAATAGTTCCGATAAAGTTGCAGCAAGACAACAAGCAATAGAAACAGAAAGGACACGACTCAAGAGTCTCGATCCACGTTATTACTATAACAAAAAGGGAGAACCATTCGAGGTAAAAATTGCCTATAAAGATGATCCTCTTTCTCTCCAGACATATGCATGATATGTCAGTACTGCACTTCAGGATCTGAGTATCAAGAGTACGCTTGTTCCTCTCTCTACGAAAGATATTCAGTCCATGCTTTCTTCGGGCAAGAAGGATTATGATTTTATCATTATTCCCTTCGAAGCGAGTGGACGACTTTCTCGTATTGGTCAAGTATTTCTCTCGAGTGAGGCAAAAAATGGAATCAACTTTGCCAAGATTGAAAGTAAAACTCTTGATTCATTATTTGCTGAATTACGAGTCGCATCTATCAGAGAAGAAACAGAAAAAATCGAACAAAAGATTCTTGATTACATGCAATCAGAAGGATTTTTTCTTTCTTTATCGAGCCCACTTCATACACTTTATATCGATAAGAATCTCAAAGGAGTAAAATATATTGATACATTTCAAGATATTTCAACACTGCATACGGTACTCGCCACTGCGAGCATCAAGGATACGTATCTGATCCAGACAGAAGGGAAGTCAATCTCCAACTTCATAGTATGGGTTTTTCATAAAGCATTTTCGAACTAA
- the secG gene encoding preprotein translocase subunit SecG, whose product MTYILSLLSVIVILLVMMQAKGSGLSIIPNSNDFGKFERRGPEKILHNITMGIIIAFIVTALIAYFIG is encoded by the coding sequence ATGACATACATTCTCTCTCTTCTTTCTGTGATTGTGATTCTTCTCGTGATGATGCAAGCGAAAGGTTCTGGACTTTCTATTATTCCGAATTCCAACGATTTCGGGAAGTTCGAACGCCGTGGTCCAGAAAAGATATTACACAATATCACTATGGGCATTATTATTGCATTTATCGTGACAGCGCTTATTGCATACTTTATTGGATAA
- a CDS encoding prepilin-type N-terminal cleavage/methylation domain-containing protein has protein sequence MFFSSNRNKGGFTLVEVMVVVMILGVLFVGLYMGFQPYMKRSRDTKRVANMLQYSNVLETFDKNFDTFPSVYGAGGSPTASGYCLSELPTRGDIAALGNAGKFSALTIDTTPPPRDPDQTVVVPPCSLPGSYVYSRLDYGGGKQAALIAARLEIRTSANYGTGSDLLNPLKFQDDTKKGTVPPTASDQLYVVTRLH, from the coding sequence ATGTTTTTCTCCTCGAATCGAAATAAGTGATGATTTACTCTCGTAGAGGTTATGGTTGTGGTGATGATCCTCGGAGTATTATTCGTCTGACTCTATATGTGATTCCAGCCCTATATGAAGCGTTCTCGTGACACGAAACGCGTAGCGAATATGCTTCAGTATTCGAATGTTCTTGAGACATTTGATAAGAATTTTGATACATTTCCTTCTGTGTATGGAGCATGAGGAAGCCCTACTGCTTCTGGCTATTGTCTCTCAGAACTGCCTACACGATGAGATATCGCAGCTCTCGGAAATGCTGGAAAATTCAGTGCTCTCACTATTGATACCACACCTCCTCCACGTGATCCAGATCAGACTGTTGTTGTTCCTCCGTGCAGTCTTCCATGATCTTATGTGTATAGTCGACTCGATTATGGAGGTGGGAAACAGGCAGCCCTTATAGCTGCACGTCTGGAGATTCGTACCAGTGCCAATTATGGTACAGGCTCAGATCTTCTGAATCCATTGAAGTTCCAGGATGATACAAAAAAAGGAACTGTTCCACCAACGGCTTCCGATCAACTGTATGTTGTAACGAGACTACATTAG
- a CDS encoding pilin, which translates to MKKILLIITFLFTGFCNFVFFPAFTHAAYCSVDSSNAVEFLQSCGSDTIGVDPSQGDDVEGIRDRVTVIVERAIALGAVFAIAFLVWAGIQYTTAYGDDEKLKHAKSTAIYAIAGLILILAAFGLIDIFIGFINQFLSL; encoded by the coding sequence ATGAAAAAAATTCTTCTCATTATCACATTTCTTTTTACTGGTTTTTGCAATTTTGTATTTTTCCCTGCTTTTACTCATGCAGCATACTGTAGTGTAGATTCATCGAATGCTGTAGAATTTCTACAGAGCTGTGGGAGTGATACTATCGGTGTAGATCCATCCCAATGAGATGATGTGGAATGAATCCGTGATCGTGTAACTGTTATCGTGGAACGAGCAATTGCTCTTGGCGCGGTATTTGCGATTGCATTTCTCGTATGGGCTGGTATCCAGTATACGACAGCTTATGGTGATGATGAGAAGTTGAAACACGCAAAATCTACGGCAATTTATGCAATAGCTGGACTGATACTGATTCTAGCTGCATTTGGTTTGATCGACATATTCATTGGCTTTATCAATCAATTTCTTTCTCTATAA